DNA from Nitriliruptor alkaliphilus DSM 45188:
TTGACCATCCCGGTGGTGCTCGCGGTGCTGTACGCGGCGATCACCGGACCGCTCGCTCTCCGCAGTCACGGCATCTTCTTCGTGATGCTCACGCTCGCCTTCGCACAGGTGCTCTACGCGGTGGCGGAGCAGTGGATCGAGGTGACGCGCGGCTCCGACGGGATCGCCGGGATCCCGCGTCCCGACTGGGTCTCCGGACGCGAGACCTTCTACCTCTTCGCGGTCGCGCTGCTCGTCCTCGTCATCTTCCTCGGGAACCGGCTCGCGTACGCGCCGATCGGCCGCATCGTGGCCGCAGCCCGGCAGAACGAGCTCAAGACCAAGGCCATCGGCTACCCGATCTTCGCCTACCGCTACGTGGTGTTCCTCGCGTCCGCGGCCATCACCGGGCTCGGTGGCGCGATGCACGTCCACCACCGCGGGTTCGTCTCGCCGCGTGAGCTGTTCTGGGTCACGTCCGGGATCCTGGTGTTGATGGTCCTGCTCGGTGGCGGGCGCAGCCTGCTGGGCGCGGCCATCGGCGCCGTCGCCTTCGTGCAGCTCGAGTCGTTCTTCACCGACATCACCGAGCTGTGGGAGATGATGGTCGGTCTGCTGCTCATCGGCACGGTGCTGACCAACTACGGGCGCTCGATCCAGGCAGCGGGCGGTGCCCTCTGGCGACGGCTCCGTCCAGACGGTGCGTCCGCAGCGACCGCGGAGGGGACGTAGATGCCGCCGCTGCTGCAGCTCGAGGACGTCTCCAAGCACTTCGCCGGGGTCGTCGCCCTCGACGGCGTGCACCTCGACCTCGAGGCCGGGGAACGCCACGCCATCATCGGGCCGAACGGCGCCGGCAAGTCGACCATGCTCAAGGTCATCAGCTCCGAGCTCGAGGCGACCCGGGGCACCGTCACCTTCGACGGGGGCGACATCACGCGCTACGGCCCCGCGAGGATCGCCCGCCTCGGCATCAGCCGTACGTTCCAGACGAGCGGGTTCTTCGCCGAGGATCTCGTCGTCGACAACGTCATGCTCGCCAAGCTCGCTCGCGCCGGGAAAGGACGTTGGCAGGCGTGGCGGTCGCTGGGGCGCATCGATGGCCTGCGCGACGCGGCCGTGGCCAAGCTCGAGCTCGTCGGACTGGCCCACCGGGCCGACGACCCGGCCGACTCGCTCTCGCACGGCGAGCACCGTCAGCTCGAGATCGCCATGGCGCTCGCGCAGGAGCCGGCGGTGCTGCTCGCCGACGAGCCGCTCGCCGGCCTCGCACAGGCGGAGCGAGAGCGCATCGCGGCGCTCCTACGGAGCCTCGACGAGCGCCTGACGATGATCATCGTCGAGCACGACCTCGAGTTCGCCCTCGGGATCGCCGACACGACGACGGTCCTCCACCTCGGCAAGGTCCTCTCGCAGGGCTCGCCCGCGGAGGTACGCGAGGACCCGGAGGTCGAGCGCATCTACACCGGCGGCCGCAGCCTCGACGAGGTCAAGCGGGACGTGACCGTCGCGACGCAGCCGCACCTGCGTGTCACCGACCTGCGCGCCGGCTACGGGCAGGCGGTGGTGCTGCACGGCGTGGACCTCGAGGTCCGACAGGGTGAGGTCGTCGGCCTGCTCGGCCGGAACGGGATGGGCAAGTCGACGACGCTCAACGCGCTCATGGGGCTGGTCGAGCCGACGGCTGGGCGGATCGAGATCGGTGGTGATGACCTGACCCACGCCTCGACGCTCCAGCGCTCACGGTCGGGGGTCGGACTGGTCCCGCAGGGTCGCCGGATCCTCGCCGACCTCACCGTCGAGGAGCAGCTCGAGATCGGGGCGAGGCCAGGCAGTTGGACGCTCGAGCGGATGTACGAGCTGTTCCCCAACCTCGCCGACCGTCGCCGCCTGATCGGCACCCACCTCAGCGGTGGCGAGCAGCAGATGCTGGCGCTCGGGCGGGTGCTCATGCGCAACCCCGGCCTCATCCTCCTCGATGAGCCGAGCGAGGGACTCTCGCCGCTGATGGTGACGGTCGTGCGGGATGCGCTGCTCAGGCTCAGCGAGGAGGGCGAGACGGTCCTCCTCGCCGAACAGAACGTGCCGATGGCGCTATCGGTGGCGGACCGGATCTACGTCATCGACCAGGGCCACATCGTCTGGGAGGGTCAGCCGGCGGCGCTGCGCGACGATCCCGAGCGGTTGCGCGAGATCCTCGGCGTTTGATTGGGCACCCGCGGTTCCGCGCCGTCTATTGCGTTCTGACTCACGGTCGTCGTATACTTCGTTAGATAAGGGAACTCTGAGCGGGAGCGGCAGCGTGCTCGATGGGTGTGTCGAATGGCCGGCTGAGCTGCAGGAACGCTACCAACAGGCGGACCTTTGGCGAGGTGACACGCTCGGCGGGCTGCTCCGGTTCTGGGCTGTATCGAACGCGAACCGGACGGCCATCGTCTGTGATGACCGACGTCTCACGTACGCCGAGCTCGACCGTACGGTCGACCGAGCGGCGCTCGGCTTCCGTGCCCTCGGGCTGGAGCGGGGTGATCGGGTGGTGCTGCACCTGCCCAACGTGCCCGAGTTCCTCGTGGCGGCGTTCGCGCTCTTCCGCCTCGGGATGGTCCCGGTGTTCGCCCTCCCGGCCCACCGCGAGCACGAGATCGGCTACTTCTGCGACCACGCTGGGGCGGTCGCGTACGTGGGGGCGGTCGGGCCGAAGGCCTTCGACCCGCGGCGGCTCGGCGACCGGTTGGCGGATCCCGCCCGACCGCTGCGCTCCGTGGTGGTCGTCGGTGCGGACGACGCGGCGCGGGAGGCCGGCTTCGTGCCGTTCGAGCGTCTCCTCGCCGAACCGTCCGCAGCCGCGGACGCGGCCGGCGACCTCGACGCCGGTGCGCCCGACCCGTCCGAGGTCGCCTTCTTCCTGCTGTCGGGCGGGACCACGGGGCTGCCGAAGCTGATCCCCCGGACCCACGACGACTACAGCTACAACGTCCGGTGCGCGGCGGACGTGTGCGGGTTCACCCGGGACACCGTCTACCTCGTCGCGCTGCCGATCTCGCACAACTTCCCGTTCGGCTGCCCCGGCGCGCTCGCCGCTCTGTCCGTCGGGGGTCGGGTCGTGCTGACCTCCGATCCCGCTCCGGCGGCGGTCTTCCCGCTGATCGAACGCGAGGGCGTCACGGTCACGGCGCTGGTGCCCGCGCTGGCGTTGCGGTGGGTCGAGGACGCAGCGCAGATCGACGCCGACCTCTCGTCCCTCGAGGTGCTCCAGGTCGGCGGGGCCAAGCTCGTGCCCGAACTCGCGCGACGCATCGGCCCGGCGCTCGGCTGTGCGGTCCAGCAGGTGTTCGGCATGGCCGAGGGGCTGCTCAACTTCACCCGGCTCGACGACCCCGACGAGATCACGTTCACCACCCAGGGCCGGCCCATGTCCCCCGCCGACGAGGTGGCGGTGGTCGACGAGCACGGCGACCCGGTGGCCCCCGGCGAACCGGGCGAGCTGATCACGCAGGGCCCCTACACGCTGCGCGGTTACTACCGGGCCGAGGAGCACAACGCGCGGGCCTTCACGCCCGCCGGCTGGTACCGCAGCGGCGACATCGTCCGCCAGGATGCGGACGGCAACCTCGTCGTCGAGGGCCGTGCCAAGGACCTCATCAACCGCGGCGGCGAGAAGATCTCCGCCGAGGAGGTCGAGGACCTGCTCCTCGCCCACCCGGCCGTGCGCAACGTCGCCGCCGTCGCGATGCCCGACCGAGTCCTCGGCGAGCGGACCTGCGTCTACGTGATCGTGAGAGACGGGCACACGCTGGCGCTCGAGGACCTCACGGGCGAGCTCGAGCGGCGCGGGGTGGCCAAGTACAAGTGGCCGGAGCGGCTCGAGGTGGTCGACGAGCTGCCGACCACCAACGTCGGCAAGATCGACAAGCGCGCGCTCCGGGAGGACGTCCTCCGCAGGCTGGAGGCCGCCACCGCCCCGTGAGGCGTTCTGCCCATCAGAACAGCACGTTCCGCGGGAGAGCACCAGCCGTACCGTGATCTCGGTGGCCCGAGCGCCACGGATCCCCCGAACATCAGGAGAGGCCGATGTCGCCGATCGAGTCAGCCGTGAAGCTCGAGGTGGTGGATGCGCCCGGGCAGCCCCACCCGACCCCGGAGCTCGCGGAGCTCTACCGCGGCCTCGAGGTCGAGTCGCTCGTGCCGCTGTGGACCGAGATCGGTGACCTCATGCCCGGGGCGCCGGACTCGAGCGCCGTCGCCCACCTCTGGCGCTGGAAGCACCTCCTCGCGCTCGCGGAGCGGACCGGCGACCTCGTCCCGGTCGGTCGCGGCGGCGAGCGCCGGGTGCTGGCGCTGGCGAACCCGGGGCTCGGCGGACGGCCGTTCGCCACCCCGACCCTGTGGGCCGCGATCCAGTACCTCAAGCCGTTCGAGGACGCGCCGGTCCACCGCCACACCCAGCACGCCTTCCGTTTCGTGGTCGAAGGGGAGGGGGTGTGGACGGTGGTCAACGGCGACCCGGTCGCGATGCGGCGCGGCGACTTCCTCCCACAAGCGGGGTGGAACTGGCACGGGCACCACAACGTCAGCTCCGAGCCGATGGCGTGGATCGACGGTCTGGACATCCCCTTCGCCCGCCACGTCGAGTCGACCTTCTTCGAGTTCGGTCCCGACGAGATCGAGCAGCGTGAGAGCCCCGAACGGTCGCGGTCGGAACGCCTCTGGGCCCACCCCGGGCTGCGGCCGTTGACCCAGCTCGGGCCCGCCGCTGCCACGCCGCTGCTCGCCTACCGGTGGGAGCACACCGACCGGGCCCTCGACGAGCAGTTGGCCCTGGAGGCGGAGGGGTACACGGCCACGCTCGAACCGGGACACGCTGCGATCCGGTACGTGAACCCGACCAGCGGCGGCGACGTCATGCGCACGCTGCGGGCGGAGTTCCACCGGTTGGCCCCCGACACGCGCACGGCGACCCGCCGGGAGGTGGGCTCGTCGGTGTTCCAGGTCTTCGACGGCGGCGGCACCGTCGACGTGGGTGGCCGCCGCTGGGACGTCGAGCGTGGCGATCTCTTCGTCGTGC
Protein-coding regions in this window:
- a CDS encoding branched-chain amino acid ABC transporter permease; the encoded protein is MTTDALSETTTGLTAPPPRRSGAPNWVRPTVLTLLVVVVAVVPILQGGFTLYLATESIVRAIAAVGLALLIAHAGLLSLGHAAFFGLAGYGVAFTTMHLTANPLLTLTIPVVLAVLYAAITGPLALRSHGIFFVMLTLAFAQVLYAVAEQWIEVTRGSDGIAGIPRPDWVSGRETFYLFAVALLVLVIFLGNRLAYAPIGRIVAAARQNELKTKAIGYPIFAYRYVVFLASAAITGLGGAMHVHHRGFVSPRELFWVTSGILVLMVLLGGGRSLLGAAIGAVAFVQLESFFTDITELWEMMVGLLLIGTVLTNYGRSIQAAGGALWRRLRPDGASAATAEGT
- a CDS encoding ATP-binding cassette domain-containing protein; translation: MPPLLQLEDVSKHFAGVVALDGVHLDLEAGERHAIIGPNGAGKSTMLKVISSELEATRGTVTFDGGDITRYGPARIARLGISRTFQTSGFFAEDLVVDNVMLAKLARAGKGRWQAWRSLGRIDGLRDAAVAKLELVGLAHRADDPADSLSHGEHRQLEIAMALAQEPAVLLADEPLAGLAQAERERIAALLRSLDERLTMIIVEHDLEFALGIADTTTVLHLGKVLSQGSPAEVREDPEVERIYTGGRSLDEVKRDVTVATQPHLRVTDLRAGYGQAVVLHGVDLEVRQGEVVGLLGRNGMGKSTTLNALMGLVEPTAGRIEIGGDDLTHASTLQRSRSGVGLVPQGRRILADLTVEEQLEIGARPGSWTLERMYELFPNLADRRRLIGTHLSGGEQQMLALGRVLMRNPGLILLDEPSEGLSPLMVTVVRDALLRLSEEGETVLLAEQNVPMALSVADRIYVIDQGHIVWEGQPAALRDDPERLREILGV
- a CDS encoding (2,3-dihydroxybenzoyl)adenylate synthase — protein: MLDGCVEWPAELQERYQQADLWRGDTLGGLLRFWAVSNANRTAIVCDDRRLTYAELDRTVDRAALGFRALGLERGDRVVLHLPNVPEFLVAAFALFRLGMVPVFALPAHREHEIGYFCDHAGAVAYVGAVGPKAFDPRRLGDRLADPARPLRSVVVVGADDAAREAGFVPFERLLAEPSAAADAAGDLDAGAPDPSEVAFFLLSGGTTGLPKLIPRTHDDYSYNVRCAADVCGFTRDTVYLVALPISHNFPFGCPGALAALSVGGRVVLTSDPAPAAVFPLIEREGVTVTALVPALALRWVEDAAQIDADLSSLEVLQVGGAKLVPELARRIGPALGCAVQQVFGMAEGLLNFTRLDDPDEITFTTQGRPMSPADEVAVVDEHGDPVAPGEPGELITQGPYTLRGYYRAEEHNARAFTPAGWYRSGDIVRQDADGNLVVEGRAKDLINRGGEKISAEEVEDLLLAHPAVRNVAAVAMPDRVLGERTCVYVIVRDGHTLALEDLTGELERRGVAKYKWPERLEVVDELPTTNVGKIDKRALREDVLRRLEAATAP
- a CDS encoding cupin domain-containing protein, with amino-acid sequence MSPIESAVKLEVVDAPGQPHPTPELAELYRGLEVESLVPLWTEIGDLMPGAPDSSAVAHLWRWKHLLALAERTGDLVPVGRGGERRVLALANPGLGGRPFATPTLWAAIQYLKPFEDAPVHRHTQHAFRFVVEGEGVWTVVNGDPVAMRRGDFLPQAGWNWHGHHNVSSEPMAWIDGLDIPFARHVESTFFEFGPDEIEQRESPERSRSERLWAHPGLRPLTQLGPAAATPLLAYRWEHTDRALDEQLALEAEGYTATLEPGHAAIRYVNPTSGGDVMRTLRAEFHRLAPDTRTATRREVGSSVFQVFDGGGTVDVGGRRWDVERGDLFVVPSWQPFAAETAEGLDLFRFSDAPIIERLDLDRVEVEGTTP